In Paeniglutamicibacter kerguelensis, one genomic interval encodes:
- a CDS encoding MFS transporter: MNSIKEASAVLRHRQFRSFWTGRVISSLGSAAAPIAVAFAALEAGGGVEWLGFILALNIAPQVLLLLVGGVLGDRVRRDRVMVAANAASGVVQVAMAILILTGEAELWMLATSVFLLGVASAFFQPASQGSIVQLVPPEQRVAANAVLRLPLNVAKVLGPALGGLVVALVGPGWALAFNACTFLLSVFFLASIRLPQPLKSKASGLSAFRTGWNEFSARRWYVIMVAQSTVTVLMWLVGFQLCGPVVSHSSLGGAFAWGLISGGFAFGLVGGSLVAVAVRPRRVGITVSLCLAAQALPLVALAFVAPIWVIVGAAVLAGIALDISIVSWSAFFQEQIPEGLQSRLSSISTFGQLLPVPIGYVLFGLLSGYVSNTVMVSLMSGILVVAALLPLLLPSIRQLRLGQMVDESMVGGGDPLLPDLLMRGAKGEGST; the protein is encoded by the coding sequence ATGAATAGCATCAAGGAAGCCTCGGCCGTGCTGCGTCACCGGCAGTTTCGAAGCTTCTGGACAGGACGGGTAATTTCGTCACTCGGTTCGGCTGCGGCCCCGATCGCTGTCGCGTTTGCGGCTCTCGAAGCAGGAGGCGGGGTCGAATGGCTGGGATTCATCCTCGCCCTCAACATCGCTCCCCAGGTTCTCCTGCTTCTCGTGGGAGGCGTGCTGGGCGATAGGGTCCGACGTGACCGGGTGATGGTCGCTGCGAACGCTGCTTCCGGCGTCGTTCAGGTGGCCATGGCCATCCTGATTCTGACCGGTGAGGCCGAGCTATGGATGCTGGCCACCTCCGTCTTTCTCCTGGGTGTGGCATCGGCCTTTTTCCAGCCCGCATCCCAGGGATCAATCGTCCAGCTGGTTCCCCCGGAACAACGGGTAGCCGCAAATGCGGTGCTTCGCCTTCCCTTGAACGTCGCCAAGGTGCTCGGCCCGGCTCTAGGTGGTCTGGTGGTCGCCTTGGTCGGCCCGGGCTGGGCACTGGCGTTCAACGCTTGCACCTTTCTCCTGTCGGTATTCTTTCTCGCCTCGATCCGGTTGCCCCAACCGCTCAAAAGCAAGGCTTCCGGGCTTTCCGCCTTCCGAACCGGCTGGAATGAATTCAGTGCCCGGCGTTGGTACGTCATCATGGTGGCGCAGTCCACCGTCACGGTCCTCATGTGGCTGGTGGGATTCCAGCTCTGCGGACCGGTCGTTTCCCACTCATCACTCGGCGGGGCCTTCGCGTGGGGATTGATCAGCGGTGGCTTTGCTTTCGGACTGGTCGGAGGCTCACTGGTCGCCGTGGCGGTTCGACCCCGGCGAGTCGGCATCACAGTATCTCTCTGCTTGGCAGCCCAGGCGCTGCCGCTAGTGGCCCTGGCTTTTGTTGCCCCGATCTGGGTAATCGTCGGCGCAGCCGTCCTGGCGGGAATTGCCCTCGATATCTCGATCGTGTCCTGGTCGGCATTCTTCCAGGAACAAATTCCCGAGGGTTTGCAGTCACGGTTGTCCTCGATCAGTACCTTTGGGCAGCTTCTTCCCGTCCCGATTGGTTATGTACTGTTCGGGTTGCTCAGCGGGTACGTCAGCAACACCGTGATGGTGAGCCTCATGTCGGGGATTCTCGTTGTCGCGGCGTTGCTGCCGCTCCTTCTGCCGTCCATTCGCCAATTGCGGCTTGGACAGATGGTCGATGAATCCATGGTTGGTGGGGGCGATCCCCTGCTTCCGGACTTGCTTATGAGGGGAGCCAAAGGTGAAGGCTCGACTTAA
- a CDS encoding AlbA family DNA-binding domain-containing protein, translating to MILLGIGLPIALIFAYFIGQITRWLVRRRVSVSTSTTLVLAVIGLSLGLVLSSLIFRNSEPWSLEVLLLSIACTAALLTLFALVARRFQPPQPRISILDVARRGESQLVEFKSSARWNMHTQQRDERMELVIAKSVAAFLNADGGTLLIGVADDGRIIGLEPDFSLVKRPDTDRYELWLRDLLSSTLGQNAAALPIIDFAPVEVDGTPSFVCRISCPNSPRPVFLEPGRNERSEFWVRSGNSTRQLTLENATDYIMVQWPLGVGRTMAAQLRSSVRGSRAG from the coding sequence ATGATCCTGCTTGGCATTGGGCTTCCGATTGCACTAATTTTCGCCTACTTCATCGGTCAAATCACCCGCTGGCTGGTCCGTCGCCGCGTATCGGTGAGCACCTCAACCACCCTCGTCCTTGCCGTTATAGGCCTGTCCCTGGGGTTGGTGCTCAGCAGCCTGATCTTCCGCAATTCCGAACCGTGGAGCCTTGAAGTCTTGCTGCTCTCAATCGCGTGCACTGCAGCCCTGCTGACGCTATTCGCACTCGTGGCACGGCGCTTCCAACCACCCCAGCCGCGAATTTCGATTCTGGATGTCGCGCGCCGAGGTGAGTCGCAACTCGTCGAGTTCAAGTCTTCGGCCCGATGGAACATGCACACCCAGCAACGTGACGAGCGAATGGAGCTCGTCATTGCCAAATCGGTCGCGGCCTTTCTCAACGCCGACGGCGGGACTCTCCTCATAGGCGTCGCCGACGACGGGCGGATCATTGGTTTGGAACCGGACTTCAGCCTCGTCAAACGACCCGACACCGACCGCTACGAGCTGTGGCTGCGCGACCTGCTATCTTCCACACTTGGGCAGAACGCGGCAGCCTTGCCGATCATTGACTTTGCCCCTGTCGAGGTTGACGGTACCCCATCATTCGTCTGTAGGATCTCATGCCCAAATTCTCCCCGCCCGGTCTTCCTTGAGCCGGGGCGGAACGAGCGCTCCGAGTTCTGGGTGCGCAGCGGCAACTCCACCCGCCAACTGACTCTCGAGAACGCCACTGACTACATCATGGTCCAGTGGCCACTTGGTGTTGGC